A genome region from Desulfomicrobium macestii includes the following:
- a CDS encoding type II toxin-antitoxin system VapC family toxin, translating into MGVKKSLGRNDFRVDTEVLRRGLLDNQYYELCITSLHTLAVGDLPMLHKDPFDRMLLAQAKSEGISLLTSDSIMRDYPGPVLFVPKTP; encoded by the coding sequence ATCGGCGTCAAGAAAAGCCTCGGCAGAAATGATTTTCGGGTTGATACGGAAGTATTGCGACGCGGGTTGCTTGATAATCAGTACTACGAACTTTGTATCACCAGCCTGCACACTCTTGCGGTGGGTGACCTGCCCATGCTCCACAAGGACCCCTTCGACAGAATGCTCTTGGCGCAGGCCAAAAGCGAGGGAATATCCTTGCTGACATCGGACAGCATCATGCGTGATTACCCCGGCCCGGTACTGTTTGTGCCCAAGACGCCGTGA
- a CDS encoding type II toxin-antitoxin system RelE/ParE family toxin, whose protein sequence is MPRWTALALQDLGSVLEHIAADDAEAAQRVAQAIRTASERLDQFPRMGRSGARTGTRELVVPGLPYVLVYRDQGLAIQILRLLHTRRKWPATPVPG, encoded by the coding sequence ATGCCCAGGTGGACGGCGCTCGCCCTGCAGGATTTGGGCAGCGTACTCGAACACATTGCTGCCGATGATGCCGAGGCCGCCCAACGGGTTGCCCAGGCGATTCGGACAGCCTCTGAACGCTTGGATCAGTTCCCCCGGATGGGGCGCAGTGGAGCCAGAACGGGCACTCGGGAGCTGGTAGTGCCTGGTCTGCCCTATGTCCTGGTTTATCGTGATCAAGGTCTGGCGATTCAAATTCTGAGGCTTCTGCATACGCGTCGAAAATGGCCGGCTACGCCGGTGCCGGGATGA